The DNA region AAGATCATCCGGTGGAGGTATTTAACACCTCCACAAGAAAAAGCTAAGATTTATGGTAGGGAACATGGCCTCCTCTTTGTCAGCGATTCCTCACCTTATCATCATGTCAGCAGAATTTATCACAGGGATTACAGTAAATGGATTTCTTGTAATCATCAACggtaaagaattgatcaaaagcAGGAAGCTAACACCAATGCAACTCCTTTGCATATGTATAGGGATATCGAGATTTGGTTTGTTGATGGTGTTAATGGTACAaagttttttctctgtgttctttccactctTTTATAGGGTAAAAATTTATGGTGCAGCAATGTTGTTCTTTTGGATGTTTTTTAGCTCTGTCAGTCTTTGGTTTGCCACCTGCCTTTCTGTGTTTTACTGCCTCAAGATATCAGGCTTCACTCAATCCTATTTTCTTTGGCTGAAATTCAGGATCTCAAAGTTAATGCCTTGGCTGCTTCTGGGAAGCCTGCTGGCCTCCATGAGCATTGCCGCTGTGTGTATGGATGTAGGTTACCCTAAAAACATGAACAATAATGATTTCCTCAAGAATGCCACGCTGAAGAAGACTGAACTCAAGATAAGACCAATTAA from Panthera leo isolate Ple1 chromosome A2, P.leo_Ple1_pat1.1, whole genome shotgun sequence includes:
- the LOC122213482 gene encoding taste receptor type 2 member 7-like; this encodes MASSLSAIPHLIIMSAEFITGITVNGFLVIINGKELIKSRKLTPMQLLCICIGISRFGLLMVLMVQSFFSVFFPLFYRVKIYGAAMLFFWMFFSSVSLWFATCLSVFYCLKISGFTQSYFLWLKFRISKLMPWLLLGSLLASMSIAAVCMDVGYPKNMNNNDFLKNATLKKTELKIRPINGVLLVNLALLFPLAIFVMCTFMLFISLYRHTHRMQNRSHGVRNASTEAHINALKTVITFFCFFISYFAAFMANMTFSIPYGSQCFFVVKDIMAAFPSGHSVIIVLNNSKFQQPFRRLLCLKKNQ